A stretch of the Planktothricoides raciborskii GIHE-MW2 genome encodes the following:
- the smc gene encoding chromosome segregation protein SMC: MVHIKSIELTNFKSFGGTTNIPLLPGFTVVSGPNGSGKSNILDAMLFCLGISTSKGMRAERLPDLVNHDQSQRRNSTVEASVQVTFDLGEDWIDRPQKTKATKSDNDIAEDETTDDVENLTDSTEDPEANEADSSDSGNRRNEWSISRRLRVTKQGTYTSTYYMDGQPCTLSELHERMNELRIYPEGYNVVLQGDVTAIISMNGRDRRAIIDELAGVAAFDRKIAQAKSKLDEVKEREDRCHIVEQELIRSRDRLDKDRVKAEKYQKLRTELLEKQKWESILAWRQLKQQEWELREKIEAGDRTIGELSLKVSRINYEIEQTNNQLNELNAQVKALGEDQLLALQTTQANQQAEQKQLQQRHEELVTSQQETQAAIARIEQKVKEDEAELARVQEQQQLTEAKLAVLRTGRDAAAVALQQGREQSQAIAAANQAWVEQQTQLHRQIETLQKTLDPQRTEQARLLERERSLEEQIAKQQQTIQDSEAEIVLKQDSLKQLQNQELVCQTDQIQALEEALSEAEAELQLQQATQKRLLEEQREKQRRLDKLEAQAQAIKETSGSGASQAIVDAKLPGVHGLVAQLGRVEPRYQLALEIAAGGRLGNIVVEDDEVAAAAIKLLKQNRAGRATFLPLNKIKPGRFDFNEGLKNVPGFIDYAVRLIACDNRYQPIFAYVFGSTVVFETLDAARSHLGKIRIVTLDGELLETSGAMTGGTIQNRSTLHFGTGDNTDSTEVAELQARLKQISQILERCAIATETANTAVKTQSQQLIQAKQVQREVQLQVQQLVKEINGLTVSVEQMQQQLANNRQELTAAKARLQQLATELPAKESQIDQLRQALAELENSSKNSEWQQIQTQQRQLEEALQTAQSALTQAEKNHQDLDSAYQRLAEKIAAGKQQLTQQQTQQKNREIAIYKVRQQLSEINQQIQATQTALGEIEAKLGAEKAARDLAETKLRELHLSRQQNNWQIQQLRETQQQRREQLLALQDELELKLADLPDPLPEVPEDINAKIFESLQNLQKEIRDLQKRLQAMEPVNMLALEEYEQTTNRLQELQSKLKTLEDERTELLLRIENFTTTRLQAFQEAFDAVNSNFTNIFAEFSDGDGHLQLDDTDDPFNSGLNLVAHPKGKPVQRLASMSGGEKSLTALSFIFALQRYRPSPFYAFDEVDMFLDEANVERLAKMIKQQAQQAQFIVVSHKNPMLKSAERIIGVTQARGAHTQVVGLKVPS; encoded by the coding sequence ATGGTTCATATCAAGAGCATTGAACTGACGAATTTTAAATCTTTTGGTGGCACGACCAATATTCCGTTGCTGCCCGGTTTTACGGTGGTTTCTGGCCCGAATGGATCTGGCAAGTCGAATATTCTCGACGCGATGCTATTTTGTCTGGGCATTTCCACCTCCAAGGGAATGCGGGCGGAACGTTTGCCCGATTTGGTGAATCACGATCAAAGTCAGCGCCGCAATAGTACCGTGGAAGCCAGCGTTCAGGTGACATTTGATTTGGGAGAGGACTGGATCGATCGCCCCCAAAAGACGAAAGCCACAAAATCGGACAATGACATAGCCGAAGATGAGACAACGGACGATGTAGAAAATTTAACCGACTCTACAGAAGACCCGGAAGCCAACGAAGCCGATAGTAGCGATTCCGGGAATCGCCGCAATGAATGGAGTATCAGCCGTCGCTTGCGGGTGACAAAACAGGGCACCTATACCTCCACTTATTATATGGATGGGCAACCTTGCACCCTGAGCGAACTGCACGAGCGGATGAACGAACTCCGCATCTATCCCGAAGGCTACAATGTGGTGCTTCAGGGGGATGTGACCGCGATTATTTCCATGAATGGCAGGGATCGCCGCGCCATTATTGACGAATTGGCGGGGGTTGCGGCGTTCGATCGCAAAATTGCCCAAGCCAAAAGTAAGTTAGATGAGGTGAAAGAACGGGAAGACCGTTGTCACATTGTCGAACAAGAACTGATTCGCAGTCGCGATCGCCTGGACAAAGACCGGGTGAAAGCGGAAAAATACCAAAAACTTCGCACGGAATTGCTGGAAAAGCAAAAGTGGGAAAGCATTCTGGCATGGCGACAACTGAAGCAGCAAGAGTGGGAATTGCGGGAAAAAATCGAAGCGGGCGATCGCACCATTGGCGAACTCAGCCTGAAAGTTTCCCGGATTAACTATGAAATTGAGCAAACCAACAATCAGTTAAATGAACTCAATGCCCAGGTAAAAGCCTTGGGTGAAGACCAACTGCTGGCCTTACAAACCACCCAAGCCAACCAACAAGCGGAACAAAAACAACTCCAACAACGGCACGAGGAACTTGTCACCAGCCAACAGGAAACCCAAGCCGCAATAGCACGAATCGAGCAAAAAGTCAAGGAAGATGAGGCAGAACTTGCTCGAGTCCAGGAACAACAACAGTTGACTGAGGCCAAACTCGCTGTCTTGCGGACGGGACGGGATGCAGCGGCAGTGGCGTTACAACAAGGTCGGGAGCAATCCCAGGCGATCGCCGCTGCTAACCAAGCTTGGGTAGAACAACAAACCCAACTGCACCGGCAAATTGAAACCTTGCAAAAAACCCTCGACCCCCAAAGAACGGAACAAGCGCGATTACTGGAAAGAGAGCGATCGCTAGAAGAACAAATTGCCAAACAGCAACAAACCATCCAAGACTCAGAGGCAGAAATTGTCCTGAAACAAGACAGCCTCAAACAACTGCAAAACCAAGAACTGGTCTGTCAAACTGACCAAATCCAAGCCCTAGAAGAAGCCCTCAGCGAAGCCGAAGCCGAATTGCAACTGCAACAAGCCACCCAAAAGCGCCTCCTGGAAGAACAACGGGAAAAACAACGACGCCTGGATAAACTGGAAGCCCAAGCCCAAGCCATCAAAGAAACTAGCGGTAGTGGGGCCAGTCAAGCGATCGTGGACGCCAAACTGCCTGGGGTTCATGGGTTGGTCGCCCAACTGGGGCGAGTGGAACCGCGCTATCAACTCGCCTTGGAAATTGCCGCTGGTGGCAGATTAGGCAATATCGTGGTGGAAGATGACGAAGTAGCCGCCGCAGCAATTAAACTGCTGAAACAAAACCGGGCAGGTCGGGCCACGTTCTTACCCCTGAACAAGATTAAACCAGGGCGTTTTGACTTCAACGAAGGACTGAAAAATGTCCCCGGTTTTATCGACTATGCGGTCAGACTGATTGCTTGTGACAATCGTTATCAGCCCATTTTTGCCTATGTTTTCGGCAGTACCGTAGTGTTTGAAACCCTCGATGCGGCGCGATCGCACCTGGGGAAAATTCGCATTGTCACCCTAGATGGGGAACTCCTAGAAACTTCTGGGGCAATGACCGGGGGAACCATCCAAAATCGTTCCACCCTGCATTTTGGCACTGGAGACAACACCGATTCCACGGAAGTCGCCGAATTACAAGCCCGGTTAAAGCAAATTAGCCAAATCTTAGAACGATGCGCGATCGCCACCGAAACCGCCAACACAGCGGTCAAAACCCAATCGCAACAACTCATCCAAGCCAAACAAGTCCAGCGGGAAGTGCAACTGCAAGTGCAACAACTGGTCAAAGAAATCAACGGCTTAACTGTATCCGTTGAGCAAATGCAGCAACAACTAGCCAACAATCGGCAAGAATTGACCGCTGCCAAAGCCCGCTTGCAACAATTAGCCACCGAATTACCCGCCAAAGAAAGCCAAATCGACCAATTACGTCAAGCCCTAGCCGAACTGGAAAATTCCAGTAAAAACAGTGAATGGCAACAAATTCAAACCCAACAACGGCAACTCGAAGAAGCCTTACAAACCGCTCAATCTGCCTTGACCCAGGCAGAAAAAAATCACCAAGACTTAGACTCTGCCTATCAGCGATTGGCGGAAAAAATCGCCGCAGGAAAACAGCAGTTAACCCAACAGCAAACCCAGCAAAAAAACCGAGAAATTGCCATTTACAAAGTGCGTCAGCAATTGTCAGAAATTAACCAGCAAATTCAGGCCACCCAAACAGCTTTAGGGGAAATCGAAGCCAAATTAGGGGCAGAAAAAGCCGCTCGCGATTTAGCCGAAACCAAATTGCGAGAATTGCACCTGTCTCGACAACAGAACAACTGGCAAATTCAACAACTAAGAGAAACTCAGCAACAACGGCGAGAACAACTTCTAGCCTTGCAAGATGAACTCGAACTGAAATTAGCAGATTTACCGGATCCCTTACCAGAAGTACCTGAAGATATTAATGCCAAAATCTTCGAGTCCCTGCAAAACTTACAGAAAGAAATCCGCGACTTGCAAAAACGACTGCAAGCAATGGAACCTGTAAATATGTTAGCCTTGGAGGAATATGAACAAACCACCAATCGCTTGCAGGAACTTCAGTCTAAACTGAAAACCCTCGAAGATGAACGCACGGAATTACTATTGAGAATCGAAAATTTTACCACCACCCGGTTACAAGCTTTTCAAGAAGCTTTTGACGCCGTGAACAGCAACTTTACCAACATTTTTGCCGAATTTTCTGATGGAGATGGACATTTACAGCTTGATGATACCGACGACCCATTTAATAGTGGTTTGAACCTGGTGGCACATCCCAAGGGTAAACCCGTGCAGCGGTTGGCTTCCATGTCTGGGGGTGAAAAATCTTTAACCGCCCTGAGTTTTATCTTTGCTCTGCAACGCTATCGCCCTTCGCCCTTTTATGCCTTTGACGAGGTAGATATGTTTTTGGATGAGGCGAATGTAGAAAGATTAGCTAAAATGATCAAACAGCAAGCACAGCAAGCACAGTTTATTGTGGTTAGTCACAAAAATCCGATGCTGAAGTCCGCAGAACGCATTATTGGGGTAACTCAAGCGCGAGGCGCTCATACTCAAGTGGTGGGATTAAAAGTTCCCTCCTAA
- a CDS encoding Hsp20/alpha crystallin family protein yields the protein MAVNFVPPAEIQETSTTVYLNLEIPGINPQDLDMQVTVEAVTVSGERKSQFTAEEKGKFRSEFRYGQFQRVIPQPTRIQNTKVEAEYKNGILKLTLKQKPSNIKSSKSI from the coding sequence GTGGCAGTCAATTTTGTTCCCCCAGCAGAAATCCAAGAAACCTCGACAACCGTTTACTTAAACCTAGAAATTCCCGGAATCAATCCCCAAGATTTAGATATGCAAGTCACCGTTGAAGCTGTCACGGTTAGCGGCGAAAGGAAATCTCAATTCACGGCGGAAGAAAAAGGCAAGTTTCGCAGTGAGTTCCGCTACGGTCAATTCCAACGAGTCATTCCCCAGCCAACTCGAATTCAGAATACTAAAGTAGAAGCTGAATATAAAAATGGTATTTTAAAATTGACCCTTAAGCAGAAGCCGAGCAACATAAAGTCCTCAAAGTCAATCTGA
- the ndhL gene encoding NAD(P)H-quinone oxidoreductase subunit L translates to MLDSTLLVPLLYLVLAGVYLVVVPFATYLYLQQRWNVATSFERGFMYFLVFFFFPGLLLLSPFLNFRPQRREI, encoded by the coding sequence ATGCTAGACTCAACTCTCCTAGTTCCACTGTTATACCTGGTTTTGGCTGGGGTTTACTTGGTTGTGGTTCCCTTTGCTACTTATCTCTATTTACAACAACGCTGGAATGTTGCCACCTCCTTTGAGCGTGGTTTTATGTACTTTTTGGTCTTTTTCTTTTTCCCTGGATTGTTATTACTCAGTCCATTTTTGAATTTTCGCCCTCAACGCCGGGAAATCTAA
- a CDS encoding DNA adenine methylase codes for MQQLSLFDQQNLNQITNVSSVPQRSPFRYPGGKTWLVPRIRQWLNSLPNVAQEFIEPFAGGGIVSLTVAFEKLANHVTMVELDDQVAAVWQTILSKDAEWLAEEIIKFEMTAEAVREILSNEPSSLQ; via the coding sequence ATGCAACAACTTTCCCTATTCGATCAACAAAACCTCAACCAAATTACTAATGTTTCCTCGGTTCCTCAAAGGAGTCCTTTTCGCTATCCCGGAGGAAAAACTTGGTTAGTGCCTCGAATTCGACAATGGCTAAATAGTTTACCGAATGTAGCCCAAGAATTTATTGAACCGTTTGCTGGTGGCGGAATTGTCAGTTTAACAGTGGCTTTTGAAAAATTAGCCAATCATGTGACAATGGTAGAGTTAGATGACCAAGTGGCAGCAGTTTGGCAGACTATTTTATCTAAAGATGCAGAGTGGTTAGCAGAGGAAATTATTAAGTTTGAAATGACCGCTGAAGCGGTGAGAGAAATCTTGTCAAATGAACCCAGTTCATTACAATAA
- a CDS encoding DUF3007 family protein, whose product MRRIDVIGIGLGMFLAGGLVYLALEFAGLDSQSAGIWSQAVLVGGVVGWLLTYLFRALTQQMTLNQQIKEYKEAVLTKQLEEMSPEELAKLQAEIEAEKKS is encoded by the coding sequence ATGCGTAGAATTGATGTAATTGGCATTGGTTTGGGAATGTTTTTGGCCGGTGGATTGGTTTATTTAGCCTTAGAATTTGCCGGATTAGATAGTCAATCAGCGGGAATTTGGAGCCAAGCTGTCCTGGTGGGGGGAGTGGTTGGCTGGCTGTTGACTTATTTGTTTAGAGCCCTGACTCAACAGATGACCTTGAATCAGCAAATTAAAGAGTATAAAGAGGCGGTTTTAACGAAGCAGTTAGAAGAAATGTCCCCGGAAGAATTAGCCAAGCTTCAGGCAGAAATTGAAGCGGAGAAAAAATCTTAA
- a CDS encoding PEP-CTERM sorting domain-containing protein: MKKITYPLFFAALSSLALPEAASAVCWDGAFSCQTLNQGVLTINEYTVRAGYPLEEFPNIGAGSVIMDAMFNPNQSGKYGFISAITSADGPTIFYDGTLIEKPLLDPPPGGYFMMPPGLIDFLPYYDAEPGLENYFFDQPTASFPDVLSIGGRAEAKFETWLVEVLDEVFGDDPNKAQDDFFSVKPLVGWTWGYDIQSNDNGNENPFEVEDFITTAQPFSWLTQGPTNDWLTALNRVYGSEELGTEDRFNVTVASVPEPSTVLGLIGLGILGAKSARKRKA, translated from the coding sequence ATGAAAAAGATTACTTACCCCTTGTTTTTCGCTGCGTTGTCCAGCCTTGCTCTCCCAGAAGCGGCAAGCGCTGTATGCTGGGATGGAGCATTTTCTTGCCAAACTCTGAATCAGGGCGTTTTAACAATTAATGAGTATACAGTGCGCGCCGGTTATCCATTAGAAGAGTTTCCTAATATTGGAGCCGGATCGGTGATTATGGACGCGATGTTTAATCCCAATCAAAGTGGCAAATATGGCTTTATTAGTGCTATAACATCAGCCGATGGCCCTACCATATTTTACGATGGTACGTTGATTGAAAAACCTTTGCTCGATCCTCCCCCCGGTGGGTATTTTATGATGCCCCCTGGTTTGATTGATTTCTTGCCTTACTACGATGCAGAACCAGGTTTGGAAAATTATTTCTTCGATCAGCCTACCGCCTCTTTCCCTGATGTTTTATCTATTGGTGGTCGTGCAGAGGCTAAGTTTGAAACTTGGTTAGTTGAAGTCTTAGATGAAGTGTTTGGCGATGATCCCAACAAAGCCCAAGATGATTTCTTTTCCGTCAAGCCGTTAGTGGGTTGGACTTGGGGTTATGATATTCAAAGTAATGATAATGGTAATGAAAATCCATTTGAAGTGGAAGATTTTATTACCACAGCCCAACCATTTAGTTGGTTAACTCAAGGCCCGACAAATGATTGGCTGACTGCTTTAAACCGCGTATATGGTAGTGAGGAACTTGGGACAGAAGATAGATTTAATGTCACCGTCGCCTCGGTTCCTGAACCTTCTACGGTTCTTGGTTTAATTGGGTTGGGGATTTTAGGTGCGAAATCTGCTCGCAAGCGGAAAGCATGA
- a CDS encoding PRC-barrel domain-containing protein has product MTSEIIRPRSEILNTQVITRNSGKRIGVVKELLVDIDRREVVALGLRDSLISLAGMPRFMMLSSIQKIGDVILVEDENVIEDIDVEAYSNLIGSEVITETGDLLGKVRGFKFNVETGELYSLIIASLGIPQIPEQMLSTYELPIDEIVSSGPNRLIVFEGAQDRLTQLSVGVMERLGIGEAPWEKNREEEFLTPKIRIDNQLGTGAKIPEPEPVRFREADRERESPARVVEEAWSEDEWDEPEPVPVPEPISEAMYYEEELEEDNWNEASRGDRYEDYRDPVNPYREPEYAQEYDYPDVEADAWADEGEQTPYTPPRVNIPQKQKTPEYEEEPGY; this is encoded by the coding sequence ATGACATCTGAAATAATCCGCCCACGCTCCGAAATATTAAATACTCAAGTCATTACCCGTAATAGCGGCAAACGCATCGGGGTAGTGAAGGAGCTATTGGTAGACATTGACCGACGGGAAGTGGTGGCGCTCGGTTTACGAGATAGCCTGATTTCTCTCGCCGGTATGCCTAGGTTTATGATGCTCAGTAGCATCCAGAAAATTGGTGACGTAATCCTCGTCGAGGATGAAAACGTGATCGAAGATATCGATGTGGAAGCATATAGCAACCTGATTGGCAGCGAAGTGATCACGGAAACCGGGGATCTATTGGGAAAAGTTCGGGGGTTTAAATTTAACGTAGAAACAGGCGAACTCTATTCTCTAATTATTGCGTCATTAGGAATTCCCCAAATTCCTGAGCAAATGCTCAGTACCTACGAATTGCCCATTGATGAAATTGTCAGCAGTGGCCCGAATCGGTTAATTGTTTTTGAAGGGGCTCAAGACCGCTTGACTCAATTATCCGTCGGGGTGATGGAACGCTTGGGCATTGGGGAAGCCCCTTGGGAAAAGAACCGCGAAGAAGAATTTCTCACGCCGAAAATTCGCATTGACAATCAATTGGGCACCGGCGCCAAGATTCCAGAACCAGAACCAGTGCGGTTCCGCGAAGCGGATCGCGAACGCGAATCGCCTGCACGAGTCGTCGAAGAGGCTTGGAGTGAAGACGAATGGGATGAACCGGAACCAGTTCCCGTCCCCGAACCCATCTCAGAAGCCATGTATTATGAGGAAGAACTGGAAGAAGATAACTGGAATGAAGCCAGTAGAGGCGATCGCTATGAAGATTATCGAGATCCGGTAAATCCTTACCGTGAGCCAGAATATGCCCAAGAATACGACTATCCCGATGTAGAAGCGGATGCTTGGGCCGACGAAGGAGAGCAAACTCCCTATACACCCCCCCGCGTCAATATCCCACAGAAACAGAAAACTCCAGAATATGAAGAAGAACCGGGATATTAA
- a CDS encoding putative 2-dehydropantoate 2-reductase: MTNHSYAIIGTGAIGGFYGGLLQKAGFEVHFLLNTDYEYVRKNGLVIESKDGDFTLEQVNAYQNVQEMPPCDVVVVALKTTQNHLLPQLLPPLLKENTMIVLLQNGLGAEEFLANFIPHHPIIGGLCFVCSNKVGPGHIRHLDYGVITLAEYSPNGQPAGITENLRVIARDFEQAQIATILNEDLILTRWKKLVWNVPYNGLSVILNADTNQLMANKHIRHLAEDLMREVVAGAAAFGRTIPDVFIEKMLDHTEKMKPYLTSMKLDCDRGNPLEVEAILGNPLRMAKLAGVDLPRMWMLYQQLKFIDTQNSRCQPRSINTH, from the coding sequence ATGACAAATCACAGTTATGCAATTATTGGCACAGGGGCGATCGGCGGATTTTACGGCGGTCTACTCCAAAAAGCCGGATTTGAAGTGCATTTTTTACTGAATACCGATTATGAGTATGTCAGAAAAAATGGTCTGGTAATTGAATCAAAAGATGGTGACTTTACTTTAGAACAAGTCAACGCTTATCAAAATGTCCAAGAAATGCCTCCTTGTGATGTAGTCGTGGTTGCCCTGAAGACTACCCAAAATCATTTACTGCCGCAATTGTTGCCTCCTTTACTCAAAGAAAATACCATGATTGTTTTGCTCCAAAATGGGTTAGGGGCTGAAGAATTTCTGGCAAACTTTATTCCCCATCACCCGATTATTGGGGGCTTATGTTTTGTTTGCTCTAATAAAGTTGGGCCGGGACATATTCGCCATTTAGACTATGGGGTGATTACCTTGGCTGAATATTCCCCCAACGGTCAACCCGCTGGGATTACGGAAAATTTACGGGTAATTGCTAGGGATTTTGAACAGGCACAAATTGCCACTATCCTGAATGAAGATTTAATCTTGACTCGCTGGAAAAAGTTGGTTTGGAATGTGCCTTATAATGGGCTCTCTGTAATTTTAAATGCTGACACTAATCAATTGATGGCCAATAAACATATTCGCCATTTGGCCGAAGATTTGATGCGAGAAGTGGTGGCTGGTGCAGCAGCTTTTGGCCGCACGATTCCCGATGTTTTTATTGAAAAAATGTTGGATCATACGGAGAAGATGAAGCCATATTTGACGAGTATGAAATTAGACTGCGATCGGGGCAATCCCCTGGAAGTCGAAGCCATCCTAGGCAACCCTCTTCGCATGGCTAAATTAGCCGGAGTTGATTTACCCCGTATGTGGATGTTGTATCAACAATTAAAATTTATTGATACCCAAAATTCCCGCTGTCAGCCACGATCCATTAATACCCATTAA